TTATAAAAGAGAAtagataatattattatattatgagACTTTTAATGCAAatattaattgtaaaaaaaaaaaaagaattagaaatttATAGTCCTTAAGTTTGAACCATCATCACACTGTCCTTTTTGAGGTTCAAGATGCACAACATACCAAGACCTTAAGTAATGAGTGATGACTATGGTTGGTAAGCACATATAAAGTATGGATGGTGGAATTAAAATCACTTTCCATACAGGCCCCATGCTAGGCTAGAGCACATTAATACAGATCACTAGGAagcaaattttaaaaagagcACAAGACCTCTGAAAATGCCACGAGATCCCTCTCCCTTTGGATTCTAATACTTTTGTTGACAGTTGAAAAAAAGGTACTTAGAATTCTCTTTCACATGTTTCTAAACCCAATTTTTAAATGGCATCATGCAAGTATAGTCGATTAGATGAGTAATTCAGGCAGATGAGGGTAAAATTGGATGGGGCCATAGAGGCCTTAAAAGGGGCCTAAGGGAAGGCCTCTGTAGCAGAAGGTTATTGGAATTGGTCCAAAATATAATTGGTGAGGAATTTTTAATTAGCTGGGCCGATGGCAGGCTAGAGCACCGTACTGGCCCTACCAGGACAAATGGATTTTGGTAATTTGGTTCGCCCTCACTTCTAAAGGattgtttggtacatgtgtttaaatatatgtttttaatttttaaaaaacattacacgtattttcacacaatttttcatccacacatatttccaaaaaaatacaaacaatgttattagaacaacattaccaaatgaACCCTAActcttttgaaatttgaaacaacattgacttttttgtttgtttgttttgttttttctataaattaaaaaaaaaaaaaaaacaaacaacaataagATCTTGAATCAATAACATTCACTAaatgatgattgttttttattatcatgttAAGACATTAATTAGTTTGTGTAGACGAAATTCAAACTCATGTCCTcttatttgataataataagCTTTACCAAGCTAACTAGAATCCACGAAAcaatttgagttttaaatgCTTACTACCATAAACCATTCAAGTATATGAAAATTATGGTTATGAGATctataaatgaaaaattgtaCAATTATCATGACAAAATAGGATGTAAAATACTCCAACAGGTAATTATCAGAATGGCCGAGGCGGCTTCTCTAATACAGCTGAAAAGAACACCTCTCTGTCATCTTTATCTAGCTTTGGAACGACAACCCATTTATGCTTCTTATACCTTAGCATCTTGAAAGCTTTCAAATAATCATCCAAATCCTCTTTCAAACAGAAAAAGCTGTCAACCCATAGCAAACCCCCAGGCCTTAAAACTCTATCCCAATCATACAATATGAAGTCTAGGAGCACATAATCAATCCAACCATCGAGAAATCTGGTTGTGTGAATCAAATCTAGAGTATTATCAAAGAATGGGAGCCGTTGATTTATTGTCAGGTAGAGAGGGACAAGTCCTCGAAGAGCTATCATTTCATTGAAGGGTGCCCCTAGATTGATAGTTGCTGAGACTACTGTTACATTGAACTCCCTCATCCTAGCCGCAAAAGTCCCGGTTCCAACACTGAAATCCAATCCAATTCTGATCTCCCCTGGCTTAATACCAAGCACTTCCGGTATAAGGAAATCTGCAGTCAGGTTTGAATTCGGGACTATATTTACTTGTTGAATCCATCTGGGCATTTCATGATATGAAAGGTTGAAGCAATCAGCACATTTGAAGAATCCTTTGCCAGTGGAATTGTTGGCCAAGCAATTGAAATTCTTGCATCGATACTGACTCCATCGAATATTTCTATTGTCAGGGAGCTTCCACATGGACTCGTTAATGGGGAACGGCTTGTAATATAGTTGTGGAGCTCTTGAGAAGCATCTTCTCCTTGGTAATGGATCGCACCCATGAACCATGAGCTTTTGAGCTAGTTTCCAATCATCATTGCAGATTTCTtcaatatcataattcatgtattCTTCGAGCTCTTTCTTCATAGCAAAACAAGCATGACCAATGCTAGTGAAAG
This genomic stretch from Quercus robur chromosome 4, dhQueRobu3.1, whole genome shotgun sequence harbors:
- the LOC126721428 gene encoding probable methyltransferase At1g29790 isoform X1, which produces MTAAAVLSSQKNPRIFKFNPGRTTMRKPNVFTKLGTCRVAHRPIFVLATFIILISVASLSKFYSLRSLLVTNTFINHLTPESHDGSGSEVRITIQTVIQKIQQELIMMRDMPTESSSPASLLRHTAFLADILRLIESVQASLPLNEKTYKQKSENSSAHPLKQQSNEFSDYFFIEEIRKYVKMKPNRLGKQNFMGANGTFTSIGHACFAMKKELEEYMNYDIEEICNDDWKLAQKLMVHGCDPLPRRRCFSRAPQLYYKPFPINESMWKLPDNRNIRWSQYRCKNFNCLANNSTGKGFFKCADCFNLSYHEMPRWIQQVNIVPNSNLTADFLIPEVLGIKPGEIRIGLDFSVGTGTFAARMREFNVTVVSATINLGAPFNEMIALRGLVPLYLTINQRLPFFDNTLDLIHTTRFLDGWIDYVLLDFILYDWDRVLRPGGLLWVDSFFCLKEDLDDYLKAFKMLRYKKHKWVVVPKLDKDDREVFFSAVLEKPPRPF
- the LOC126721428 gene encoding probable methyltransferase At1g29790 isoform X2 — its product is MRKPNVFTKLGTCRVAHRPIFVLATFIILISVASLSKFYSLRSLLVTNTFINHLTPESHDGSGSEVRITIQTVIQKIQQELIMMRDMPTESSSPASLLRHTAFLADILRLIESVQASLPLNEKTYKQKSENSSAHPLKQQSNEFSDYFFIEEIRKYVKMKPNRLGKQNFMGANGTFTSIGHACFAMKKELEEYMNYDIEEICNDDWKLAQKLMVHGCDPLPRRRCFSRAPQLYYKPFPINESMWKLPDNRNIRWSQYRCKNFNCLANNSTGKGFFKCADCFNLSYHEMPRWIQQVNIVPNSNLTADFLIPEVLGIKPGEIRIGLDFSVGTGTFAARMREFNVTVVSATINLGAPFNEMIALRGLVPLYLTINQRLPFFDNTLDLIHTTRFLDGWIDYVLLDFILYDWDRVLRPGGLLWVDSFFCLKEDLDDYLKAFKMLRYKKHKWVVVPKLDKDDREVFFSAVLEKPPRPF